CAAGGCCTCGAGATTGGTCTTGGCATCAGGCAGGAACGGCAGGAGTGCCTTGATTTCCGAGGCGACGTACAACACGCGATCCACGACCGTGTAGTACAGCGGCTTGATGCCGAAGCGATCCCGCGCACAGAAGAGTTGCTGCGCTTCATCGTCCCACAGGGCAAACGCGAACATGCCTCGCAGATGGCTGACACAATCGCGGCCCCATTTGCGGTAGGCCTGCAGGATGACTTCCGTATCCGACTCAGTCCTGAACCGCTCGGGCCCGAGTTCCTGCCGCAATTCGCGGTAGTTGTAAATTTCACCGTTGAAGGTGATCCAATTGCCCCCTTCGTCCCGCATCGGTTGCTGGCCGGCCGCAAGGTCGATAATGCTGAGGCGCCTGTGCCCGAAACCGACGTGCCCTCTCGGGTGTTGCCAGTGGCCTTCGCCGTCGGGCCCCCGATGGCGCTGCAGATCGTTCATGACAGCCAAATGCCGGTCGAGCGACGGACGCCGGGAATCAGTCAGATCACAGATGGCTGCAATGCCGCACATGCGATATCCCCGCGGAAGCCTCCGGGCCTCCGTTTTCCTCTTTAGTCGGCGGGAACGGACAGAGCCGTCCCTTCGAGCATGTTACGATGGAACCTCTATTTGCGCACGAAAACTCACGAAATCGGGTAGCGAAGGAGCGGGGTTATTTCGTTGCGGTGACGTAAAGGTCGAGCCCAAGCCGCCTGCCGAGACTCTTCAGGAGATTCCTACGTTTGAGGAGAAGGTCGACCCGAATCGCCGCGCGACCGGCAGCCTCGGCATCCGCCCCTTTGGGCCACTCAAGCGTCAACGAGTGGCAGAAGGAGTTGCAGTTCTCTTTGCGAACCGTAACGGCGGAAAACCGCCCGAACATCTTTCTGAGCTGTCCCGACGAGAGAAACGCCGTCTCCGGAGCCGCCTGCCCCGTCGCATCCGCCCGGTCATAGGCGTATCGCTGCGCTTCGTTTCCCCGAAGGATGCCGTCTCGTCCCAACAGAGACCTCCACCAAGCCGCCAACGTCCGGCCCGGCCATTTGTGCCACTGGCGATAGGAATACAGGTTGTAGACCATGATCACCGCAGTCCCGCCAGGCTTGAGAATGCGATAGGTTTCGTCGATACAGCGCTGGGTGTCGCCGGTGTGGTGAAAACATCCGATCGAGACCACCCGGTCATATGCTTCCGATGGCAGCGGACATTCCAACATGCTGGCCTGCATGGCCCTTCCCTGAAGCCCGTTGATTCGCAACCGTTGGTTCAACAGCGTGACGGGCTGCTGGGCCACATCCATCCCGAGGTACTCCGCTCCCGCTTCCGCAATTTTCTGCCCAAGACTTCCGTAGCCGAGACCGATTTCTACCACCTTCTTGTTCCGCATCCCGGGAAGATCGACGTACTCCAGCAAATAGGGGTAATAGTCGAAGTACTCGCGGTCGAATCGGGCCAGCGCTTCTGAAGAAAAGTCCCGCAGGCCCAACGACTCGGCGAGCTGCGTGCCCGCCAGCGTGTTCCAGAACTCCGCATTCTCCCTGGTCACGTCAACCAGTACCGCCGATGTTGAGTGTTTCATCATGTTGTCCCCATTGCGGGCGCAGGCGCAGTCCCTTTGCCCTGCCCCAACAACTCCTCACACAACCGACGGGCTTGATCCGGCAGCGCCCGCGCCAGCTCCATCAAGCCTTCAAACGTATGGAGATCATGGTCGCCGACGCATACGGCCAGACCGATCCCGGGACAGACTCTGTAGCGGACCATGCCGCCCACCGCCGAATGATTCCACACCATCGTCCGTACCGCGTTGCGGGCGCTCGCCGGAATCCGACAGGCCGCCGGCCGCCGGCCGGCGGGAAGCTGCTCACTGGTGAACACGAGCGCGCCGCGCTCAGCATGGAAGGCCGCCAGGATTTCCAACGGGACCGGGGATACTCGGCGTCGATGGGCTTGACCGATAACGGCAAGTTTCAGCACATCCCGCACGACCTCGCCGAATCGTACCGTTGCACGGACTTCCGGTGAGGTCAGGAAGAGACCGAGGACTTCGCGTCCGGCCTTCGTCGTCACCATTCGCGCGAGAGCCAGTCCTCCCTTGAGGAGATTTTGTGGAAGTGCCACATAAGGCCGGACCGCCCCTCGCACCTTAGCCGATGCCACGGCACAGGGACGTTCCAGACTCGCCAGCCGATAACACAGCTTGCGCCGTTTTCCGACGCGGCGACCATACCGGGATACCGCATCGTCGAAGAGTTCGGTGAGGGCCCGCTGAGAGTAGCGCCCGGATGCCACCAAATCTCGATGCGCCCGTTCCGTCATGGCCTTGAGGAAGGGGAGATCCCGGAGTTTCTCCACGACTTCGTCCATGTTGGAGAAATCCTTCGCGAGCGGAATGTAGTGTTCCCACGGCTGAATCGCTCCGGAGTATTCTCCGGGGAACAAGACCAATGCCGTACGAAGCGCCGCGGCTTCTAGGACACGAGGCGAAATGGCCGTGACCGGCACTTTGCCGTCATGCTCCCCGAGGATCGCGCGGCTGACTTCATCGAAGGTCGCACGGGGAGATTCCGCAAGATAGGCCTTGGTCCGTTTTTCGAGTGTGCCGTCAAAGTCGGTGATGCTGGCCCCGCTTTCAGTGCCTAACGTCGCGCGACAGGACGCGATGAAGTCAATCCAACGCTGCCCGTAGATCCGATCTTCTTCCCGCCACCCGATATCGCAACGGAGGTTGTATCTCGGCGCGCGGGCCAACACCCCTTGGCCGATCCATACCTTTTCCTGCGCCAAACGGCCGAGCCAATAGGGTAACGTCCGCCCACGATAGCCGATTTCGATTCGCCGTTCGGACAGAGACGGTACGGGGAGGCCGACCAGATTGTCGGGCACATACCCGGCCAGCGTGGTAAGCACCGTCACTCCGGGCAATCTTCGCTGGTCGTACAGGGACGTGATGCGATCTGGTTGGAGCAACGTGAAGAGGATGTGAATCCCGAGGTCACGCATCTGAGCCGAGATCGCATCGACCCACCGGTACTCATCCTGGAGAAACTGAATTTTCAATCCGCGAAACCGACGGATCTGCTCCTGAAACGAGGGAGATAAGTAGTGGTCGGAGATAATCACCAACGAATAGTGCAGGACCACGACATCGAACTCATCCAGATCGAGGTAGCGACTCTGCTTCATGCCGCAGGGGTTAAAAATGTGCACGTCGTGCGAGGAGCAGACGCTCAGGGCGGCGATGTGGTCCAACACGGTGTTCGCATGGCCCGGATGGTCATCGCAGATGAGCAGCACCGACAGTTTTTCGACAGGGGTCTCCCCGCGCGCCTCGCTCAACCGGGCCTTGTCGGACAATTGCTCCTGAGTGAGAACCTGCAACGACACTGTAGGATCTCCGGAAGTGCGATCGAGAACCGCCTCGGGATCGGCCGGTTCAAATCGGATTAGCGCTCTGCCTGTTCGGCTGACAGAGGACGCAGTTCAAAGACCATGTGAAAGGGAGGATACATCCGGAGCCAAAGCCAATCCCGCTTCGGGAACTCGGCCAGTTGCTTCCAATACCATCGCCAGTAGGCGTATTGGATGCGTCGAGGCAGCCGCCACTTCCAGCGCCCCTCGAGGTAGTCAAACAGCACCCAGGCTCGGCGATAGATCCATCGAAGCCACGCAATGGCAGGACCCGGAAGGAGATTCAGGAGTTTTTCGTGCGGCGGACAGGCCACGTTGGGTTCGACACCTCGCCGCCGAACTTCCTCGAATCCCTGGAACAGGGATCGGACGACTTCGTCCGTAAACGAGCGCAAATGTGCAAACTCATAGGCACCGGGATCCTTGCCATACTTGGTGATATCTTCCTCCCAGGGCACCAGCACGTAGAAGCGGCCGCCCGGCGCCAGTACCCGCCTGACCTCCTGCACCACGGCAGACGGATCCAGCACATGTTCGAGCACCCCGGTGCATACCACCACGTCAAACACCGCCGGCTCGAACGGGAGGTGCTCCCCGTCGGCTTGCACCGCAGCATGCTCTTTCGCGCGAGCCACACGTAGATAGGGCCCCGCGAGGTCGGCGCAGACACGCGCCTTTGCCCGTCCCAAGCTATCCAACAGCAGACCCTGAGCAGAGCCCACATCCAGCACACGCTTTCCCCGAGCATCACCGATCCAGCTGAGGAGAGGCAGGTTCCGCGCATCCTTACCGGATTCCAGCGGCTGAACCAGATCGTCGCTGGCAATTTTGTCGTAGCATCGGCGATAGCGGTCCTTGAGCAGAGGCTCCGTCTCCGCCGAAACCTGATCGACTTGCGCCTGCGACTTGCCGATCATCGCGCCACCTGTCGCTTACCCTGTTCCTGCTCTTCGAGCGATGTCCAGCGAACGGGGTGCCTGAGCACACCGAGATCCAGCGCGATCCCAAGCGGTTGGCGGACCGTGAATGTCTGGGGGCGGTGCCAGATGGCGAGATGTTGCGGGCTCACCGGATCGTTCAGGTCGAGCGAGGCATACATCCCGATGGCGACGGTGTAATCACCAGGCCCGATCAGACAGGGAGCGAATTGCACTTCGATCGAGCCGATACCTTCATGAATCCGGAAGTACACCTCATCAAGAGAGGAAATGACGTTGGTCACCGTGATCCCATCCGAGCGAAACACGGAAAGCGTGACGACGACGCGCTCTAACGATACGCGGGCCCGATAGGTGATCCGAACGGTGAGCGGGTCCCCCATCGTCACCATCGTCGTAGGCTTGCGAGCCCGATCAACAAACTCTACTTCCGCAACCTCCACGGCTGCTTGTTGGCGGAGCGCTGCCGTCTGGTCATGCGGCACCGTACCGGATCCGCTCCCGGCCAGCGACTTTCGATCCTGCTCCGCCTGCACCGCATGGGTGTAGGCCATGATGACTTCCAGCGGTGCTCCGTCTGACGCGACTCGCCCTCCGTCGATCCAGATACAACGTGAACACAACCGCAGCAGCGTGGCGTTGTCATGGGACACGAGAATCGTGGTACGACCTTCCTTTTGGAATTGCCGGAATCGGCGGAGGCACTTCGAAAAGAAGTACGCGTCTCCGACGCCCAGAATCTCATCGATGATCTGGATATCGGCCGGCAAACAGGTGGCCACCGAAAAGGCCAGCCGCATGTACATGCCCGACGAGTAGGTCCGCACCGGCTGATGAATGAAGTCGCCCAGTTCGGAGAACTCCACAATGTCGTCGTAAAACGCCCTCATGGCGGCATGGTCAAATCCCAGATACAGACCACTCGCGAAAATATTCTCATGTCCGGTCAGGTCGGGATGAAATCCCGTGCCGAGTTCAAGGAGCGCCGCGACCTGCCCGTGACGCAGGATTTCCCCGCCGGTCGGCTGGCTGGTTCCGGCCAACAACTTCAGCAACGTGCTCTTCCCTGCACCATTGCGGCCGACGATCCCAACCGTACTGCCCCGCTCGATCTCAAACGACACACCCTTCAGCGCCCAATGCTCGGGAGCATCGTTTCGTTGCGGGCTTCTCCCCAGCCCAAGAAATTCGAGCGCGCGGGAGCCCGTCGTCCGATGCAGACGATACATTTTGGAAACGTCTGTGACGGCCAACGCGACGGTAGCCATTACAGCAAGTCCGGAAGCGTTCGCTTCAGTCGCATGAAATAGTCGTAGCCCAGATGGAACAGCAGAATCGCCACCGCGCCGAACGCGGCCAGTCCGACAAACTGAGGATGCTTGCCGAACAACACCACATCCCGATAGCCGTCGATCACAATAGAAAGAGGGTTGAGACCGATGGCCCAGTCCAGACCGTGCGGCACCATCTGAGATGTATAGGCAATCGGCGAAATGAACATTAGGAGGACCATGGCAAGCCGGAGAATCTGCGACAGATCCCGGATCAGTATATTGATGCAGGAGAGCACCCAGACGAGCCCGATCGTGAAGACCGCCTGGGCCGCCAGGAGACCGGGCAGCCAGATGAGGCTGACGCCGAGGTGGCCGCGCAAGCCCATGACCAGCAGCAAGATGCTGGTGCCGATGAGTTGCCCCGCCATGCCGGAACAGACGGCAGTCACCGGTATCAATTCCATCGGGAACAATTGCCCCTTCATCAGATTGCGATGCGCCAACACGGAATTGGTTCCGCCGGTAATGCCTTCGGAAAACCCCAACCACGGCAAGAGACCGCACGTGACGAGCACGGCGTAGTCGACGGCGCTGAGTCCGGGATTCGGCTGTACACGCAAAATGGATCCGAACACCACGAGGTAGCTGCAGAGAATGAGGGCCGGTCCCAGCAGCATCCACGCCAAACCGAGGCGAGATCCTGCGTAGCGCACCCGAAAATCAAGCAGCACTAAGTGCCAAATCAAACGCCGATGTTGCAGGAGGATGCGAAACCCGTTCATCGCTTCGTCCCCAGGTATCCGGCGACAATGTCCACGACCGTCTCCCCCGCCCGACCGTTCCCGTAGGGCCGGGGCGCCTCATTGAGTGCCTGCGCAAGCACATCGCGGCAGGAAGAGACAATCCTGTCATGCTCGGTGCCTGCCAAACGATTCCATCCCGCCTCCACCGTCTCGACCCATTCAGTCTCGTGTCGCAGGGTCACGCAGGGCACTTTCAGGAACAATGCTTCTTTTTGCAATCCGCCGGAATCGGTGAGAACGATCTTGGCATCACGCATCAGTTGCAACATCTCCAGATAGGGCAACGGTTCGGTCGCTCGTACGTGCGGGGGCCACCGCAACGGGACGCGATCCAGCATCGCTTTGGTTCTCGGATGAATGGGAAACACGATCGGCAGGTTCAG
This Nitrospiraceae bacterium DNA region includes the following protein-coding sequences:
- a CDS encoding class I SAM-dependent methyltransferase, translating into MMKHSTSAVLVDVTRENAEFWNTLAGTQLAESLGLRDFSSEALARFDREYFDYYPYLLEYVDLPGMRNKKVVEIGLGYGSLGQKIAEAGAEYLGMDVAQQPVTLLNQRLRINGLQGRAMQASMLECPLPSEAYDRVVSIGCFHHTGDTQRCIDETYRILKPGGTAVIMVYNLYSYRQWHKWPGRTLAAWWRSLLGRDGILRGNEAQRYAYDRADATGQAAPETAFLSSGQLRKMFGRFSAVTVRKENCNSFCHSLTLEWPKGADAEAAGRAAIRVDLLLKRRNLLKSLGRRLGLDLYVTATK
- a CDS encoding ABC transporter ATP-binding protein → MATVALAVTDVSKMYRLHRTTGSRALEFLGLGRSPQRNDAPEHWALKGVSFEIERGSTVGIVGRNGAGKSTLLKLLAGTSQPTGGEILRHGQVAALLELGTGFHPDLTGHENIFASGLYLGFDHAAMRAFYDDIVEFSELGDFIHQPVRTYSSGMYMRLAFSVATCLPADIQIIDEILGVGDAYFFSKCLRRFRQFQKEGRTTILVSHDNATLLRLCSRCIWIDGGRVASDGAPLEVIMAYTHAVQAEQDRKSLAGSGSGTVPHDQTAALRQQAAVEVAEVEFVDRARKPTTMVTMGDPLTVRITYRARVSLERVVVTLSVFRSDGITVTNVISSLDEVYFRIHEGIGSIEVQFAPCLIGPGDYTVAIGMYASLDLNDPVSPQHLAIWHRPQTFTVRQPLGIALDLGVLRHPVRWTSLEEQEQGKRQVAR
- a CDS encoding class I SAM-dependent methyltransferase, which gives rise to MIGKSQAQVDQVSAETEPLLKDRYRRCYDKIASDDLVQPLESGKDARNLPLLSWIGDARGKRVLDVGSAQGLLLDSLGRAKARVCADLAGPYLRVARAKEHAAVQADGEHLPFEPAVFDVVVCTGVLEHVLDPSAVVQEVRRVLAPGGRFYVLVPWEEDITKYGKDPGAYEFAHLRSFTDEVVRSLFQGFEEVRRRGVEPNVACPPHEKLLNLLPGPAIAWLRWIYRRAWVLFDYLEGRWKWRLPRRIQYAYWRWYWKQLAEFPKRDWLWLRMYPPFHMVFELRPLSAEQAER
- a CDS encoding ABC transporter permease gives rise to the protein MNGFRILLQHRRLIWHLVLLDFRVRYAGSRLGLAWMLLGPALILCSYLVVFGSILRVQPNPGLSAVDYAVLVTCGLLPWLGFSEGITGGTNSVLAHRNLMKGQLFPMELIPVTAVCSGMAGQLIGTSILLLVMGLRGHLGVSLIWLPGLLAAQAVFTIGLVWVLSCINILIRDLSQILRLAMVLLMFISPIAYTSQMVPHGLDWAIGLNPLSIVIDGYRDVVLFGKHPQFVGLAAFGAVAILLFHLGYDYFMRLKRTLPDLL